One stretch of Candidatus Binatia bacterium DNA includes these proteins:
- a CDS encoding NADP oxidoreductase, with protein sequence MHPSFKQMMNEVVAYGSCCECGSCVLVCPHNVIDYVDGKPKQVAKATLPFDYCGISEGIGCDCCAQVCPRLGEREHHLIPRVFASEPNLERDVFGPYRRMVAARSTLPEVRERCEDGGVVTTILVWGLRSGRFDGAVVSATDATKPCEPYPKAITTPAEAVAAASSWYTYCPNNLALADAEKRDLQRVAFVGVPCQITPVRKMQLVDPSFLDNGRKKDKIIEKQRRFLKGFGERVALTIGLLCSEVFDFRELMLDIIQGKLGIGLSEVRQFNVKGKIQIFKKNGELVEYPLRLAQETARPECHHCADFSAELADVSCGGVGATGWTITIVRTALGDEVVSALEREGLIETRPMSEFENSMKVLRRLARKQRQRVPVPPGRSEAWIRPAEFAAPVRES encoded by the coding sequence ATGCACCCAAGCTTCAAGCAAATGATGAACGAAGTGGTGGCCTACGGGAGCTGCTGCGAGTGTGGCAGTTGCGTGCTCGTGTGCCCCCACAACGTGATTGACTACGTGGACGGCAAACCCAAACAGGTGGCCAAGGCGACGCTGCCCTTCGATTACTGCGGGATCAGCGAGGGCATCGGCTGCGACTGTTGCGCTCAGGTTTGTCCGCGCCTGGGCGAGCGCGAGCATCACTTGATCCCGAGAGTGTTCGCTTCGGAGCCGAACCTCGAGCGCGATGTGTTCGGCCCGTACCGCCGAATGGTGGCCGCGCGCAGCACCTTGCCGGAGGTGCGCGAGCGTTGCGAGGATGGCGGCGTAGTGACGACGATTTTGGTCTGGGGCTTGCGCTCCGGGCGCTTCGACGGGGCTGTCGTCTCGGCAACCGATGCGACCAAGCCGTGCGAACCCTACCCGAAAGCCATTACTACGCCCGCAGAAGCCGTCGCGGCCGCGAGCTCGTGGTATACGTATTGTCCCAACAACTTAGCCTTGGCGGACGCGGAGAAACGCGATCTCCAGCGCGTGGCGTTCGTCGGCGTGCCGTGCCAAATCACCCCGGTCCGCAAGATGCAGCTTGTGGACCCGAGCTTCCTCGACAACGGACGGAAGAAAGACAAAATCATCGAAAAGCAGCGCCGCTTTCTCAAAGGCTTTGGGGAACGCGTCGCCCTGACCATCGGCCTTTTGTGCAGCGAAGTGTTCGACTTCCGCGAGCTCATGCTCGACATCATCCAGGGAAAACTCGGTATCGGATTGAGCGAGGTTCGCCAGTTCAACGTGAAGGGCAAGATCCAGATCTTCAAGAAAAACGGCGAGTTGGTCGAGTATCCCCTGCGCCTGGCACAAGAGACTGCGCGCCCGGAGTGCCATCATTGTGCGGACTTTTCCGCCGAGCTGGCCGATGTTTCGTGCGGCGGTGTGGGGGCGACAGGGTGGACCATTACCATCGTCCGCACTGCCTTGGGGGACGAGGTGGTGTCCGCCCTCGAACGGGAGGGGCTGATCGAGACGCGCCCGATGAGCGAATTCGAGAACTCGATGAAAGTGCTGCGCCGCCTCGCGCGCAAGCAGCGGCAGCGGGTGCCCGTTCCCCCCGGCCGTAGCGAAGCCTGGATTCGGCCCGCGGAATTTGCAGCACCGGTGCGCGAGTCCTAA
- a CDS encoding phosphoglycolate phosphatase, with amino-acid sequence MRFRAVIFDIGGVVVGSPLHAIAAFERAHGLPPGWINFHIARSGNEGAWARLERGELGLPEFVVEFERECRAAGQVVDAWAMMEAVQAATIPRPEMIRAIERIRESGLRAGAITNNWRTDAAEDAVNPLQELFDVFIESARLGVRKPDPRIYTLACEQLGVLPAQAVFLDDIGRNLKPARALGMATIKVEDPAAALAELEQLLGFPLVGPRPQGS; translated from the coding sequence ATGAGATTCCGTGCCGTGATTTTCGATATCGGAGGCGTCGTCGTGGGCTCGCCTCTTCACGCCATCGCTGCCTTCGAACGAGCGCACGGCCTGCCACCCGGATGGATCAACTTCCACATTGCTCGCAGCGGCAACGAGGGTGCCTGGGCGCGTTTGGAGAGAGGCGAGCTGGGCTTGCCAGAATTTGTCGTGGAATTCGAGCGGGAGTGTCGCGCCGCAGGCCAAGTGGTGGATGCTTGGGCCATGATGGAGGCCGTCCAGGCAGCAACGATACCGCGGCCCGAAATGATCCGAGCCATCGAGCGAATCCGCGAGAGTGGTTTGCGGGCCGGGGCAATCACCAACAACTGGCGCACCGATGCCGCCGAGGATGCGGTAAACCCCCTCCAAGAATTGTTCGACGTGTTCATCGAATCGGCTCGATTGGGCGTACGCAAGCCCGACCCGCGCATTTACACATTGGCTTGCGAACAACTGGGAGTGCTGCCTGCGCAGGCGGTGTTTCTCGACGATATCGGCCGCAACCTAAAACCCGCTCGTGCCTTGGGGATGGCAACCATCAAGGTGGAGGACCCGGCGGCGGCGCTGGCAGAGCTCGAACAACTGCTCGGCTTTCCGCTGGTCGGACCGCGACCTCAAGGAAGTTGA
- a CDS encoding DNA internalization-related competence protein ComEC/Rec2, which yields MWRHGVTPAMLFAAGLLAGDGLAAAAPCTLPLWALALYCGSVGVVCRGPPAARALAVAAIGFLVGFVRASTVYAPRSFPPGHVAQLRLPDAYEVEARVRSGNLVTGRKATLVLDVLRVRQRGRWERATGRVRVTVYVARTAWIEGSVVRAFLKLRRPRNFGNPSEFDYEAHLARQGIWVTASAESDERWEQVGRAHVLFECLARWRRRVVGLFDATSSAREAAVMRALVVGDQSGIPPDLREAFSRVGVGHVLSISGLHVALVAGAGYLAARFVLSRSEAILLFWNVPKVAGAFALVPVVLYATIAGESVATRRAILMLAVFLGALLSNREAYFPNVLAVAAILVVLAAPGATGDISFQLSFVAVWALGRAARVFRSWWPAAPPSQAVEGRRWHWRRFAEGLARYVAASLWLSGAATAATAPFTAWHFYQVSLIAPVANLCLVPILGSLAVLFGLAAAFTEPWCRPLAAWFAYAGGEVVSWGCAGMERMARLPWVAVHGVSLGFVEIAAWFFALGVLLPAGRVGRAPLLAAAMVVLLVGGAVRVHQGFRTAALEVTVWSVGQANAALVRFPDGTRWMVDAGGLGDGGFDLGSRVIAPALWQRGVRSLEALVLTHPQFDHFGSMAALVRFFEPALFYHNGRHGQGARFQQLQARLASWRVRPVALYAGAERCFGGARVRVLHPHSSARSRNPNHDSLVLLLEFGGRTMLLPGDIEAEQEDALSEEWRGQPVDVLLVPHHGSRTSSTAAFVAATRPRLAVISAGWHNRFRFPHREVVRRYASAGSLVLRTDWDGAVDIRMDSIGRLFWRTTRPPWNRWHEEPLLGPRPEKFVDSTCWQG from the coding sequence ATGTGGCGGCACGGGGTCACGCCGGCAATGTTGTTTGCCGCAGGCTTGTTGGCCGGTGATGGCCTAGCGGCTGCCGCACCTTGCACGCTGCCGCTCTGGGCTTTGGCTTTGTATTGCGGCAGCGTCGGCGTGGTTTGTCGGGGGCCGCCGGCTGCTCGCGCCTTGGCTGTTGCTGCCATTGGTTTCCTCGTTGGCTTTGTGCGGGCCAGCACAGTGTATGCGCCCCGGAGTTTTCCGCCGGGGCACGTGGCCCAACTGCGCCTGCCCGATGCTTACGAGGTAGAGGCGCGGGTACGGTCGGGAAACCTGGTGACGGGCAGGAAGGCAACGCTGGTGCTGGACGTGCTTCGGGTGCGCCAGCGGGGACGCTGGGAGCGTGCAACGGGGCGGGTACGCGTGACGGTGTATGTAGCGCGGACCGCGTGGATCGAGGGCTCCGTGGTCCGCGCTTTTTTGAAGCTCAGGCGACCGAGGAATTTTGGTAATCCATCCGAGTTCGACTACGAGGCGCACCTGGCTCGGCAAGGCATCTGGGTTACGGCCTCTGCGGAAAGCGACGAGCGCTGGGAGCAGGTTGGCCGTGCCCACGTGCTGTTCGAATGCCTCGCCCGTTGGCGCCGGCGCGTGGTGGGGTTGTTCGACGCCACCAGCTCAGCGCGCGAGGCGGCGGTAATGCGGGCGCTGGTGGTGGGTGACCAAAGCGGGATCCCACCCGATTTGCGGGAGGCATTTAGCCGCGTCGGGGTGGGTCATGTGCTTTCGATTTCCGGTCTGCACGTGGCACTGGTGGCGGGAGCAGGATACCTGGCGGCGCGATTTGTTCTTTCGCGCAGCGAAGCGATCCTTCTCTTCTGGAACGTTCCCAAAGTGGCCGGCGCGTTCGCTCTCGTGCCGGTGGTCTTGTACGCCACGATTGCAGGCGAAAGTGTGGCCACGCGGCGCGCGATTTTGATGCTCGCGGTGTTTCTCGGCGCCTTGCTGAGTAACCGGGAGGCGTACTTTCCGAACGTTCTCGCCGTTGCCGCTATCTTGGTGGTGCTCGCCGCGCCGGGGGCAACGGGCGACATTTCCTTCCAGCTCAGCTTTGTGGCGGTGTGGGCGCTTGGACGTGCCGCACGGGTGTTTCGGTCATGGTGGCCGGCAGCGCCGCCGAGCCAGGCTGTGGAGGGCCGGCGCTGGCACTGGCGGCGCTTCGCCGAGGGGTTGGCTCGCTACGTTGCAGCTTCTCTGTGGTTGTCCGGCGCTGCAACCGCGGCGACGGCGCCATTCACGGCGTGGCATTTTTACCAGGTATCCCTGATCGCGCCTGTGGCAAACTTGTGCCTGGTGCCGATCCTCGGCTCGTTGGCGGTGTTGTTCGGGCTGGCCGCGGCCTTTACGGAGCCGTGGTGCCGGCCGCTGGCGGCATGGTTCGCGTATGCGGGTGGCGAGGTGGTAAGCTGGGGGTGCGCAGGGATGGAGCGGATGGCGCGGCTGCCTTGGGTGGCCGTGCACGGAGTGTCACTGGGATTTGTCGAAATCGCGGCTTGGTTTTTCGCCTTGGGGGTTTTGTTGCCAGCGGGGAGGGTGGGGCGTGCGCCCTTGCTCGCTGCGGCAATGGTCGTGCTTTTGGTCGGAGGCGCGGTGCGAGTGCATCAGGGATTCCGGACGGCTGCGTTGGAGGTCACCGTATGGAGCGTCGGGCAAGCGAACGCGGCTCTGGTGCGATTTCCCGATGGAACGCGGTGGATGGTGGATGCAGGTGGGCTCGGAGACGGCGGGTTCGACCTCGGCAGTCGGGTAATTGCGCCGGCGCTGTGGCAAAGGGGCGTGCGCAGCTTAGAAGCGCTCGTGCTGACCCATCCGCAGTTCGACCACTTCGGGAGCATGGCAGCCTTGGTGCGGTTTTTCGAGCCTGCTTTGTTCTATCACAACGGCCGGCATGGCCAGGGTGCTCGCTTTCAGCAACTGCAAGCAAGGCTGGCATCCTGGAGGGTTCGTCCTGTAGCTCTCTACGCCGGTGCCGAGCGTTGCTTCGGGGGCGCACGGGTGCGGGTCTTGCATCCGCACAGTAGCGCGCGGTCCCGAAATCCCAACCATGACTCCCTGGTGTTGTTGCTCGAGTTTGGGGGACGCACGATGTTGTTGCCGGGCGATATCGAGGCCGAGCAAGAGGACGCCCTTAGCGAAGAATGGAGGGGGCAGCCGGTGGACGTGCTTTTGGTGCCCCATCACGGTAGCCGCACCTCCAGCACGGCTGCATTCGTGGCTGCGACCCGCCCGCGCCTGGCCGTAATTTCCGCTGGCTGGCACAATCGCTTCCGCTTCCCGCATAGGGAGGTGGTGCGGCGTTACGCCAGCGCGGGAAGCCTGGTTCTGCGCACGGACTGGGACGGCGCCGTGGACATTCGAATGGATTCGATCGGCCGCTTGTTCTGGCGCACCACACGCCCGCCTTGGAACCGCTGGCACGAGGAGCCCTTGCTGGGGCCAAGGCCCGAGAAGTTCGTTGACTCGACTTGTTGGCAGGGGTAA
- a CDS encoding ribonuclease HII, with translation MEELLRTERSLWARGLRLVGGCDEVGVGPLAGPVVAAAVVIAPGIAVEGVDDSKKLTALQRERLAAEIETAAVAVSVGVVDVEEVDRMNVLQAAIEAMRRAVLGLSVRPEHLLVDARAIPGIGIPQSALVDGDATSYAVAAASIVAKVRRDAMMRQWHQRFPQYGFDRNMGYGTPEHLRALALHGPCPIHRTTFAPVRQLRLFTASKPR, from the coding sequence ATGGAGGAGCTGCTGCGGACAGAGCGCAGCCTCTGGGCACGCGGCCTGCGGTTGGTCGGCGGGTGCGACGAGGTGGGTGTGGGTCCGCTGGCTGGCCCAGTGGTGGCCGCCGCGGTGGTCATCGCTCCGGGGATTGCTGTGGAAGGAGTGGACGACTCCAAAAAGCTGACCGCCCTCCAGCGCGAGCGGCTGGCCGCGGAAATCGAAACAGCAGCGGTGGCCGTGAGCGTGGGCGTGGTCGACGTGGAAGAAGTGGACCGGATGAACGTATTGCAGGCAGCGATCGAAGCCATGCGGCGCGCAGTACTAGGGCTTTCCGTTCGGCCGGAGCACTTGCTCGTGGATGCGCGCGCGATTCCTGGCATTGGAATTCCCCAGAGTGCGCTTGTGGATGGCGACGCCACGAGCTACGCGGTGGCTGCCGCAAGCATCGTGGCCAAAGTCCGGCGCGACGCCATGATGCGCCAGTGGCACCAGCGATTCCCGCAGTACGGGTTCGACCGCAACATGGGGTACGGCACTCCGGAGCATTTGCGCGCTCTCGCGCTTCACGGCCCTTGCCCGATTCACCGAACCACGTTCGCTCCGGTGCGGCAGTTGCGCTTGTTCACCGCCAGCAAGCCCCGCTAG
- a CDS encoding transglycosylase, with product MQCDSLQNRIANVEYVFTVLRALVSPGTRDTRKHKAFGRQIFTLMRESGTLWSLSTFAIVAVVLSFPCSASASRGWGYLIERLVRDGEPRAEVERIFSDPRMPPFDGLRFSPEPKPEPRALYRGFLHPRSVAEARKCWEVHRSEIRQAERVSGVPATLLASLFHVESRCGQNTGQHRVLFRLSRLAMAGEPRNFEWNTGLWLDGGRWSAGELLHKLGLRARYLEDTFYPEVRATLELARRWQIDPLELRGSPAGAVGWPQFLPSNVIRFGRDGNQDGRVDLFDPADAALSAAEYLRAYGWQPGASREEQRKVLWHYNRSFAYVDTLLALHRSLQATAPSSARAAVAAPAQPTRAKKTARRPQPLGRKRTSRTR from the coding sequence ATGCAGTGCGATAGCCTGCAGAACAGAATCGCCAATGTCGAGTACGTTTTTACCGTCTTGCGCGCACTCGTATCTCCGGGCACTAGAGATACTCGCAAGCACAAGGCATTCGGCCGGCAAATCTTCACGCTCATGAGAGAATCTGGAACCCTTTGGAGTCTGAGCACCTTTGCGATCGTGGCGGTCGTTTTGTCTTTCCCGTGCAGCGCGAGTGCGTCGCGCGGGTGGGGTTACCTCATAGAGCGACTGGTGCGAGATGGCGAGCCGCGCGCCGAGGTGGAGCGCATTTTCAGCGACCCGCGCATGCCTCCTTTCGATGGACTGCGCTTCTCTCCGGAACCTAAACCGGAGCCACGAGCCTTGTATCGCGGGTTTTTGCATCCACGCAGCGTGGCCGAGGCGCGCAAGTGCTGGGAAGTGCACCGCAGCGAAATCCGGCAAGCCGAGCGTGTCAGCGGTGTCCCTGCAACGCTGCTGGCGTCGCTGTTCCATGTAGAAAGCCGTTGCGGGCAAAATACCGGGCAACATCGCGTGCTGTTTCGGCTCTCTCGTCTGGCCATGGCCGGGGAACCGAGGAATTTCGAGTGGAACACGGGCCTGTGGCTCGATGGGGGGCGATGGTCCGCTGGCGAACTATTGCACAAGCTGGGGTTGCGGGCCCGTTACTTGGAAGACACGTTTTACCCCGAGGTTCGCGCCACATTGGAACTGGCACGGCGGTGGCAAATAGATCCGCTCGAACTGCGGGGCTCGCCGGCAGGCGCCGTCGGCTGGCCCCAGTTCTTACCCAGCAACGTCATACGCTTCGGCCGCGACGGTAACCAAGACGGCCGGGTGGATCTTTTCGACCCGGCCGATGCCGCGCTTTCGGCTGCCGAATATTTGCGCGCTTACGGCTGGCAGCCGGGAGCGAGCCGGGAAGAGCAACGCAAGGTCCTGTGGCATTACAACCGCTCCTTCGCTTACGTGGACACTCTTCTCGCTTTGCACCGCAGTCTGCAAGCAACAGCACCGTCCAGTGCGCGAGCCGCAGTCGCTGCGCCCGCCCAGCCGACGCGCGCAAAGAAAACAGCGCGGCGCCCTCAGCCGCTCGGTCGCAAGCGAACGTCACGAACTCGCTGA